From one Pagrus major chromosome 21, Pma_NU_1.0 genomic stretch:
- the snai2 gene encoding zinc finger protein SNAI2, whose product MPRSFLVKKHINSAKKPNYSELESPTVFFTPHIYRALPLPVIPQPEILSPAAYSPITVWTTSNLPLSPLPSDLSPISGYPSSLSDTSSKDHSGSESPRSDEDEQMLPKLTDPHGVEAEKFQCSLCSKSYSTYSGLLKHKQLHCDAQTRKSFSCKYCEKEYVSLGALKMHIRTHTLPCVCKICGKAFSRPWLLQGHIRTHTGEKPFSCPHCNRAFADRSNLRAHLQTHSDVKKYQCKNCSKTFSRMSLLHKHEESGCCVAH is encoded by the exons ATGCCACGCTCGTTTCTGGTCAAGAAACACATAAACTCCGCAAAGAAGCCAAATTATAGTGAGCTGGAGAGCCCAACAG TGTTCTTCACGCCGCACATCTACAGGGCCCTTCCTCTGCCCGTCATCCCGCAGCCGGAGATCCTGAGCCCGGCGGCGTACAGCCCCATCACAGTATGGACTACCAGCAACTTGCCGCTGTCTCCGCTCCCCAGTGACCTCTCCCCCATCTCTGGATACCCCTCATCGCTCTCCGACACCTCCTCTAAagaccacagcggctctgagaGCCCGAGGAGTGATGAGGACGAGCAGATGCTGCCCAAGCTGACAGACCCTCACGGGGTGGAGGCAGAGAAATTCCAATGTAGTTTGTGCAGCAAGTCCTACTCCACGTACTCTGGACTTCTCAAGCATAAACAGCTGCACTGCGACGCCCAAACGAGGAAATCCTTCAGTTGTAAATACTGCGAGAAGGAGTACGTGAGCCTGGGAGCTCTCAAAATGCACATCAGGACTCACACCTTGCCTTGTGTTTGTAAAATATGCGGGAAAGCTTTCTCCAGACCCTGGCTGCTCCAAGGACACATCAGGACGCACACCG GAGAGAAGCCGTTCTCCTGCCCTCACTGCAACAGGGCGTTCGCAGACAGGTCCAACCTCAGGGCTCACCTACAGACCCACTCGGATGTGAAAAAATACCAATGCAAGAACTGCTCCAAAACCTTCTCCAGGATGTCTCTTCTGCACAAGCATGAGGAATCTGGTTGTTGTGTAGCACACTGA